The candidate division WOR-3 bacterium region GAACAGGTTGCGCACACGCCCTTGCAGGCCGAGTGTGACCGCCTCGCGGAAGACGAATCTCCGGTAGAACACGCCTTGGACGATGCCGGAGACAATGGCGTGCAGCGATGCTCTGTCCGTCTGTTCTGCCACAAGTGAAGATAGACATGCACCACACCATGTCAAGCAAGTCACCCCCAATGTGGACAAGTGGTTCGCAACCTGGGCATAAGCTGCGCGAAAGCCGGGTGCAGCTCACGCCGCTCCCGTGTTCATCCGGTGGGAAACCTGT contains the following coding sequences:
- a CDS encoding acylphosphatase, giving the protein MAEQTDRASLHAIVSGIVQGVFYRRFVFREAVTLGLQGRVRNLF